Proteins from a single region of Macaca nemestrina isolate mMacNem1 chromosome 13, mMacNem.hap1, whole genome shotgun sequence:
- the LOC105490040 gene encoding AT-rich interactive domain-containing protein 5A isoform X1 gives MAAPVKGNRKQSAEGDILDPPASPKPVGEQNGSQNPIPLEVTGRRLWKNVYDELGGSPGSTSAATCTRRHYERLVLPYVRHLKGEDDKPLPTSKPRKQYKMAKENRGDDGATERPKKAKEERRMDQMMPGKTKADVADPAPLLSQEPPRNSTEQQGPASGSSVSFVGASGCPEAYKRLLSSFYCKGTHGIMSPLAKKKLLAQVSKVEALQCQEEGCRHGAEPQASPAVHLPGSPQSPKGLTENSRHRLTPQEGLQSPGGSLREEAQAGPCPAAPIFTGCFHTHPTEVLKPVSQHPRDFFSRLKDGVLLGPPGKEGLSVKEPQLVWGGDANRPSAFHKGGSRKGVLYPKPKACWVSPMAKVPPGSPTLPPTFPGSTGLGSKRSLEEEGAAHSGKRLRAVSPFLKEADAKKCGAKPAGSGLVSCLLGPALGPVPPEAYRGTMLHCPLNFTGTPGPLKGQAALPFSPLVIPAFPAHFLATAGPSPMAAGLMHFPPTSFDSALRHRLCPASSAWHAPPVTTYAAPHFFHLNTKL, from the exons ATGG CAGCTCCTGTCAAAGGGAACAGGAAGCAGTCCGCAGAGGGTGACATCCTAGATCCACCTGCATCCCCCAAACCTGTTGGCGAGCAGAACGGGAGCCAGAACCCCATCCCACTGGAG GTGACCGGGCGCCGCCTCTGGAAGAACGTGTACGACGAGCTGGGGGGCAGCCCGGGCAGCACCAGCGCGGCCACGTGCACGCGCCGCCACTACGAGAG GCTGGTCCTGCCATATGTGCGGCACCTGAAGGGGGAGGATGACAAGCCGCTGCCCACCTCCAAGCCCAGGAAACAGTACAAGATGGCCAAGGAGAACAGGGGGGATGATGGGGCCACCGAACGGCCGAAGAAGGCCAAGGAGGAGCGGCGCATGGACCAG ATGATGCCAGGAAAGACCAAAGCAGATGTTGCTGACCCAGCACCGCTTCTTAGCCAGGAGCCCCCCAGGAACAGTACAGAACAGCAGGGCCCGGCCTCTGGGTCTTCTGTGTCCTTTGTGGGTGCCAGCGGCTGCCCTGAGGCCTACAAGCGGCTCCTATCCAGCTTCTACTGCAAGGGGACACACGGCATCATGTCACCACTGGCCAAAAAGAAGCTCCTGGCCCAGGTGAGCAAGGTGGAGGCCTTGCAGTGCCAGGAGGAGGGCTGTCGCCATGGGGCAGAGCCCCAGGCGTCCCCAGCTGTTCACCTCCCAGGGAGTCCCCAGAGCCCCAAAGGGCTGACTGAGAATTCCAGGCACCGGCTGACCCCTCAGGAGGGATTGCAGTCCCCGGGTGGCAGCCTCAGGGAGGAGGCGCAGGCGGGCCCCTGCCCGGCAGCCCCCATCTTCACGGGCTGCTTCCACACCCACCCCACCGAGGTGCTGAAGCCTGTCAGCCAGCACCCCAGGGACTTCTTCTCCAGACTTAAAGATGGGGTGCTATTGGGGCCTCCTGGCAAAGAGGGGCTGTCAGTGAAAGAGCCCCAGCTGGTGTGGGGCGGGGACGCCAACCGCCCTTCTGCATTCCACAAAGGCGGCTCCAGAAAGGGCGTTCTCTACCCCAAGCCCAAAGCCTGCTGGGTGTCCCCCATGGCCAAGGTCCCACCCGGGAGCCCCACGCTCCCGCCCACCTTTCCTGGTAGCACAGGCCTGGGCAGCAAGCGCAGCCTGGAGGAAGAGGGTGCTGCCCACAGTGGGAAGAGACTGCGGGCCGTGTCTCCCTTTCTTAAGGAGGCAGATGCCAAGAAATGTGGGGCCAAACCTGCGGGGTCCGGCCTGGTCTCCTGCCTTCTGGGCCCAGCCCTGGGGCCTGTGCCCCCAGAGGCCTACAGGGGCACCATGCTGCACTGCCCGCTGAACTTCACTGGCACCCCAGGCCCCTTGAAGGGCCAGGCTGCACTCCCCTTCAGCCCCCTGGTCATCCCAGCCTTCCCAGCCCACTTCCTGGCCACTGCGGGCCCCTCACCCATGGCCGCTGGCTTGATGCACTTCCCGCCCACGTCCTTTGACAGTGCTCTCCGCCACAGACTTTGCCCGGCCTCATCTGCCTGGCACGCACCACCAGTCACAACCTATGCAGCGCCCCACTTCTTCCACCTCAACACCAAGCTGTAG
- the LOC105490040 gene encoding AT-rich interactive domain-containing protein 5A isoform X2 produces MAAPVKGNRKQSAEGDILDPPASPKPVGEQNGSQNPIPLEDSPEAGGEREEEQEREEEQAFLVSLYKFMKERHTPIERVPHLGFKQINLWKIYKAVEKLGAYELVTGRRLWKNVYDELGGSPGSTSAATCTRRHYERLVLPYVRHLKGEDDKPLPTSKPRKQYKMAKENRGDDGATERPKKAKEERRMDQMMPGKTKADVADPAPLLSQEPPRNSTEQQGPASGSSVSFVGASGCPEAYKRLLSSFYCKGTHGIMSPLAKKKLLAQVSKVEALQCQEEGCRHGAEPQASPAVHLPGSPQSPKGLTENSRHRLTPQEGLQSPGGSLREEAQAGPCPAAPIFTGCFHTHPTEVLKPVSQHPRDFFSRLKDGVLLGPPGKEGLSVKEPQLVWGGDANRPSAFHKGGSRKGVLYPKPKACWVSPMAKVPPGSPTLPPTFPGSTGLGSKRSLEEEGAAHSGKRLRAVSPFLKEADAKKCGAKPAGSGLVSCLLGPALGPVPPEAYRGTMLHCPLNFTGTPGPLKGQAALPFSPLVIPAFPAHFLATAGPSPMAAGLMHFPPTSFDSALRHRLCPASSAWHAPPVTTYAAPHFFHLNTKL; encoded by the exons ATGG CAGCTCCTGTCAAAGGGAACAGGAAGCAGTCCGCAGAGGGTGACATCCTAGATCCACCTGCATCCCCCAAACCTGTTGGCGAGCAGAACGGGAGCCAGAACCCCATCCCACTGGAG GACTCCCCCGAGGCAGGCGGGGAgcgggaggaggagcaggagcggGAGGAGGAGCAGGCCTTCCTGGTCAGCCTCTACAAGTTCATGAAGGAGCGACACACGCCCATCGAGAGGGTGCCCCATCTCGGCTTCAAGCAGA TTAACCTGTGGAAGATCTACAAGGCAGTGGAGAAGCTGGGGGCCTATGAGCTG GTGACCGGGCGCCGCCTCTGGAAGAACGTGTACGACGAGCTGGGGGGCAGCCCGGGCAGCACCAGCGCGGCCACGTGCACGCGCCGCCACTACGAGAG GCTGGTCCTGCCATATGTGCGGCACCTGAAGGGGGAGGATGACAAGCCGCTGCCCACCTCCAAGCCCAGGAAACAGTACAAGATGGCCAAGGAGAACAGGGGGGATGATGGGGCCACCGAACGGCCGAAGAAGGCCAAGGAGGAGCGGCGCATGGACCAG ATGATGCCAGGAAAGACCAAAGCAGATGTTGCTGACCCAGCACCGCTTCTTAGCCAGGAGCCCCCCAGGAACAGTACAGAACAGCAGGGCCCGGCCTCTGGGTCTTCTGTGTCCTTTGTGGGTGCCAGCGGCTGCCCTGAGGCCTACAAGCGGCTCCTATCCAGCTTCTACTGCAAGGGGACACACGGCATCATGTCACCACTGGCCAAAAAGAAGCTCCTGGCCCAGGTGAGCAAGGTGGAGGCCTTGCAGTGCCAGGAGGAGGGCTGTCGCCATGGGGCAGAGCCCCAGGCGTCCCCAGCTGTTCACCTCCCAGGGAGTCCCCAGAGCCCCAAAGGGCTGACTGAGAATTCCAGGCACCGGCTGACCCCTCAGGAGGGATTGCAGTCCCCGGGTGGCAGCCTCAGGGAGGAGGCGCAGGCGGGCCCCTGCCCGGCAGCCCCCATCTTCACGGGCTGCTTCCACACCCACCCCACCGAGGTGCTGAAGCCTGTCAGCCAGCACCCCAGGGACTTCTTCTCCAGACTTAAAGATGGGGTGCTATTGGGGCCTCCTGGCAAAGAGGGGCTGTCAGTGAAAGAGCCCCAGCTGGTGTGGGGCGGGGACGCCAACCGCCCTTCTGCATTCCACAAAGGCGGCTCCAGAAAGGGCGTTCTCTACCCCAAGCCCAAAGCCTGCTGGGTGTCCCCCATGGCCAAGGTCCCACCCGGGAGCCCCACGCTCCCGCCCACCTTTCCTGGTAGCACAGGCCTGGGCAGCAAGCGCAGCCTGGAGGAAGAGGGTGCTGCCCACAGTGGGAAGAGACTGCGGGCCGTGTCTCCCTTTCTTAAGGAGGCAGATGCCAAGAAATGTGGGGCCAAACCTGCGGGGTCCGGCCTGGTCTCCTGCCTTCTGGGCCCAGCCCTGGGGCCTGTGCCCCCAGAGGCCTACAGGGGCACCATGCTGCACTGCCCGCTGAACTTCACTGGCACCCCAGGCCCCTTGAAGGGCCAGGCTGCACTCCCCTTCAGCCCCCTGGTCATCCCAGCCTTCCCAGCCCACTTCCTGGCCACTGCGGGCCCCTCACCCATGGCCGCTGGCTTGATGCACTTCCCGCCCACGTCCTTTGACAGTGCTCTCCGCCACAGACTTTGCCCGGCCTCATCTGCCTGGCACGCACCACCAGTCACAACCTATGCAGCGCCCCACTTCTTCCACCTCAACACCAAGCTGTAG